The following DNA comes from Triticum aestivum cultivar Chinese Spring chromosome 3D, IWGSC CS RefSeq v2.1, whole genome shotgun sequence.
atcgtcaccacgccgtcgtgctgacgaaactttccctcaacactcggctggatcggagttcgagggacgtcatcgagctgaacgtgtgtagaactcggaggtgccgtacgttcggtacttgatcggtcggatcgtgaagacgtacgactacatcaaccgcgttgtgataacgcttccgctgtcggtctacgagggtacgtggacaacactctccactctcgttgctatgcatcaccatgatcttgcgtgtgcgtagaattttttttgaaattagtacgttccccaacagcggctaGGGCGGCGGCCGACAAGGGGCGAGCGGGCAGGTGAACGCGGCGGTTGCTGCGGCAGGGTGCGGCCATGGAATGAGGAAGGGGACGAGGGGGCAGATGGATACGTGATTAGGTGCTGACACGTTTCCAGCGAGCCACCCGCGTATGCTTCCTCGCATCGCTCGGGCCTGACTTGCTGGAAATGGCCGATTTGAGCATTTGCAGCGATGCGGTAACAATGATGCTTTAAGAACTGTGCTATATAGACTCAACAATGTTTGCATATAACTAAACAACTCAACACCGAAAAGATACTGTATATAGCGGGCCAGCTTAAACTTCTGTGGGGACCAAACGCATCCTTAGCGTAGGTGGGAGTACGTGCGAGCGTCGACGGCCAGCTTGTTCGTCAAGAATTCATGACCTCATCAGATCAGAGTCAGGGATGTGCCCATCTTTTGTTTGGTTTGTCATCGACCTGCGATGGGCGCGGCGGTACGGACCATTGATTGTTCCCTGCCTGAACACCCACTTGAACAGTAGGACGAGGGCTACTGTGGCAACAAGGTGTCGGTGTAGGCGTCGGTGCGAGATTTTCAGATGCATGCAAGGGATCACTTGTGACCTGCAGGAGCACAAATTTGAAATCAATCGATATGTAGCCAATCTTGATATATTGCTGCTGCTTCTTTGGGGGTAGCTGTACTGATTTTCTTCAGTCCAGCCTTTTCGGAAAAAGAACATCTTCAGTCCGAATCCTGAATAATTTGCAGTTGAGAGCGGAGTAAAACTCTGTCATTTGAGAAAATAGACAAACTGACAGGTTTAAGTTCCACCCAAAAGTCTGAATAGCCTGGAAAATGTCAATTCTTATACAAATCAGAAGACAATCAACCCAAGCAATGTTCACATGGCACTTTGCTTTTGTATCTCCACGAGCCACGACCGATGAAAAGTCAAGTCGCACGATCTTTGCATCGCAGGCTCAGAGTCAATCTGTGGGCGAAGCCGGATGGATCCACCATGCATGCACCAAAGCGTCCTACTGTCGGTTGGACGGTCCGAATAATCCGTGGAGCCGGCCGTGTCAACAAGAAGAGCTGGAGGAGTCGAACGTGGAGACCCTCCGGCGTTTGTTGCCGGCCAGGAGCGAGTCCCTCGGCGAGAactcgaaggcggcggcggcgctggcgaccCTGTCGAGCACCGAGTCGAGCGCCTGGCGGACCGAGGCCGCGGTCACGGCGCCCTCGCGCGACATGGCGACGGTGATCCGGACGCGCCCGCCCAGCGTGGTGACCTCCGAGCCGACGACCCTCGGCGCGAGCGGCTGCAGCGCGCGCCTCACGTCGGCGAAGAGGTCCGCGCAGCCGTCGCCGCAGCTGAGCGTCGCCTTGACGAGGAAGGCGGCGCCGGTGCGGTCGTGGTGGGGGGATTCTTGCGGTTGCTGGACGACCTCGACGGTGACCTCGTCAGCGCCGGACGGGACGGGGCAGTGCTTGCCCACCCGCGCCGCCTCGCTCTTGAGCTTCTTGACGTGGTTTATCACCTCCGCGAGCAGCGCCGCCTTGTCCATCTGCAAAAGCCAGTAAGGGAGTAACCATGCATGTAGCGATGTAGACGTACGAGCAGGAAGCTGGCAATGCCGGGGTTTGAAGGATCGTCCATTCGGCTCCATAGTTTGCCTCCATTGCCGCGTCTCACACGTCGGCCACCCGCACCAACGTCCCGCGACGCCCGTCTGATCGCCACCCAAACGAACCGGGCCAAATCGTAGATATACTGTCTAACTAGGCTTTCTATGGGCGGAGAATAGAGGGACTCTATGGACCGCCCAAATATGTCACTTCTATTATGTTCAAAATATTTCAATTTAATAAAatgtttttccaaaaaaaaatattATAAAAAAAATTTCATGCAATGAAATTTTTTGTTTACTAGAAAAATACTTTTTTCAGAAAAATGTTATAGATTTCATAATTCTTCATATTTTTAGCAATAGAAATTAAGgcatgaaaaacaaaaataaacaagtaaaaataaaaataaaataaaaggaaaaccaAAAAAGGGAAATGGAAAACAAAAGCCAGCGAAGTGACGGAGAGAAAAAAAAAGGGGCCATACCTAATAAGGCAAGGGGCTTGCTATTTGTGGTCCTATCTTACGCGATAGGCGTAGAATAAGATTTGCCGCAAGGCAATGAGCCATGTTGTCCTCAGAAGAAGGTAAGAAAGTGCAACGGACATGCCAGATATGTCCATATATCAGCCGACCGAAGTGCCAATGTTATTTTTGTGAGTTGCCGATTGCGCCTGGCTGGCTGATACGTATGCACCGCCGCTAGCCAACATGGGGTTGTACAATTGTCCACTAGCAAGCTGCCCTAGTCTATGGTGAATAATTCATAACTTCCATGCGAGTACAGGTGCCACAGCACGGTGACGAGTTGCCTTCAGACTGGTAGCCACACGCTGCCTATAAGGATTCTTCCATGAGGAGTTACCATATatctagagccaacctaatagttGACATGTAACGTACTAAGTTTTAAATGTGTATTATTTTGttaatagttggcccaccttacaatCTTACAGTGTCTTGGGATCATGCCGCAGCTGGCTACTAATCTTCTCTTATCTCTTCTCCaacttattgtacttgctcttaggtgAAAATTGAGTATCCGGCATATGATGTCGTTTATGAGCATCCTTCACTCTTCCAGATGTGTTTGTATTGAGGTTCTCGTGATGCTTCCACTCTGTTCCTTCTTTGGGGTAAAAATCCATGGGACGATTTTGATGGTTTAGGTGGAGGTCGTGAGGGCATCTTTTTCGAGTTCCGAACCCTCGACTCTTCATCGGTGATAAAGTTGTTGGGGATGCGCATGGAGAGCTAAGGGGCGCAAGGTGGATTTTTTCTAGGACGACAATCGTGATCGTCAAGCCCATTAGGGTTGAGTGCCCGCCATGCCCTGCTTCTCTTGGGAGGACTGATTACTCGATCTTCGGCTGCCCATTCGCAACTAAGTCTTGGGACCGACTGGTTGTCCCTTCCGTGGGCTCCTTTGCGACGCATTCCCCGCTACTCACCCTTCTATGCTGCTCGCACCTACGAAAGCATGTAACACCCCCGAGCTGACTATCGGTACCGGGTATAAGACCACTACGTCTGGCTACCACCCGGGTCTAGACTAGGCTCACAAAACCAACACTAGCCTTTTCGGCACACTTTATCCTTACTCATGCACACTTGGGTCAACACCCGAGTCGTTCACCCATCCTCAAATTACCCTAAGCCAAACACGCTTAACCTGGAGGTTCTTTCGAGATGAGCTTCCGAGAAAGGAGATGCACCGTGTTCAGGGGCGGATCTAGGCCCCAGGCCGGGGGGCCCAGGCCCAGGGCGCGAGGCCCATTTCCTTTGTGGGCTGTAGCAAAAGTACTATAGCAATTGCTACAGTATACGAAGGGGGCCCGGGGCGCTGGGCTGGGCTGGATCCACCCCTGACCGTGTTGATGTGAGTATTCTATTAACCCCAATGTTATAAAAATGGGAATGGGATGGTATTCTGCGGGCAAGAAGATGCACCGTGTTGATGTGAGGGGTGGTATTCCACGGGCTCGGGCCCTCCCTATCCCTTACGCCCTAGTGCCGCTATTGGTGTGTGTTGGCTATGTGTATATGCTCGATGACTTGTCATTTGTTATTCCAGACCGAGTTTATCATTTTGTATCATCTTGATGCTTTAATAACATCATTTTCCGAAGAAAAAAAATAGGGTGACGAGAAATAATTCAACTGGGAGgagtaaaagaaaaaaaatacagaaATTAGCGACTCAACGAGGAGGAGAAGGCACTGACCTTGTCGGTGCAGGGGAGCATGCTCCGGAGCGTGGCCAGGTGCGCGTTGatcctctccctccgccgccgctccGCTTCGCTGTGGCTCCTGAGTGCCGTCGCCGCCTTCTCCTCCCGCCCTCCTCCCTTCCTCTTCGGCACGTCCGCGGCGGCGGCTGCGCCCAGCTCCCCCGTCTCGCCGTCCAGCAGGACCGACGACGTCGACGCTCCCAGCTGCTGGCCAAAGCCATGTTCAGGCCCATGCCCGCCGCCGAAACCACCGTAAAACCCATCGTAGAGCCCCACCGCGCCGCTGAAGAGGCCAGAGTTCATGTCGTCCCACAAGGCCAAAGGATGCAAGATCGAGAGCGTACTGGCTGCAGCTGCAGCTACAGAGAAATCGGCGAGGTGAAATGCAAACCAGGGGTCagaatattgtttcttgaactGCCACGGGGGAGACAAGCTCGATCGACGCTTGCGAAGCAAGGATTTACAGGCACGAGGGCCAAGAACCGAGCACGCTTTGTCGTCCCGAATGTCGCAGATCTTCGCGACAACGACGAGAGAGGAGCAGGCTCCGAAGCACAAGCACCTGTGTTTCCCAAGAAATATGTTGACCTGCAGCAGCCGCAAGCGCAGACAACGGAGGCCAACAGGAAGGAAACAACAGCGAGACCGACGGCCTGGTTCCCAAGAACACGGTGGTCCAGACAGGTCAAAGACCTTCTCCCAAGGTCAGTCGCCTCAGAAATGGCGGACCTTGGGAGCAAAGCTTCCAACAAGATCACAGGAAAAGCAGAGCCCTGTCGTTGAAGCCGCGGAGGACAGGATCAGACACAAGAAGGAGAAGCGCGCAAGGATCGTAGCTTGCTCCCTGAGACTGTTCACGAACCGTAGGACACAAATCGAAAGAGGCAGATCGAgagagaggaagaagcagaagaccGGAGCGCCGAGCAGGCAGGCTCAGGTGCCCGGAGGCCGGTTGGGAGGGCAGGaccaggaggggagctcgacgcgCCGTAGCTTCCTCTGCTCGGACTCCACCCTACTCCCGCCGGCATCGGTCCTCGGCGTGCCGCCATGCGCTTCCATCATCGCCATCGATGGGCTTCCGCTCGAGGGCTGGCGCAGCTAGATCAACTCGGAACTCCTTTGCTCTATAAACGGGATCATCTTCTCTTCTCACGCAGATGGAAGCACTATGTGTCCGCGGTTCCTCTCAGTTTCTTGGCGACAGGCCGTTTGGATTGTGGTTTCTTCCTCGAAAAATTCTGCGAGGAGAGGAGGGAGAACAAGTGTTTCTTTTCTAGGGATGCTGTGGAAGTGTGGAGcttggaggaagaagaacacccgtTGTTTCTGAAGAACGGAGAGCTACCTCTCTTTGATGGGAAGGGTTGGGAAGAGGGATCGTCTGTAGCTTGTTATATGTGTGCGTCTGATTCGTGGTTGTTTTCTAAATTTGACACACAGGATAAAGACATGCTGTGCAAATTCTACGCTTTGCTTGTTGGATTTGTTTTTTGGTTGCTTACTTGGCGACTTGGATCTTTGTTTGGGTatatcttcttccttgtcctggccCCAGATGGTACCACCAGAATTTCTTTACCACTTCGCTGGTATCATCATGAAAAAAGAACACCTCCGGCCTCCCCCACTTCTCTATTACTAGTATACACGCAAAGTTTACAAGATCCAACAAGTCTCAAGATAAAACAAGAAGAGCAGTAACTTTTTCCACTGCAAGCATGACTTTTGCCACCAAACTTTGCATCACCGAGATTCAATGAGCATATATTAGGTAGAACCGTAGAAGTGGCTATTCAGTGCCCCAATCGTCAAATTTAACTGGTGATAGCAACATTGCATCAGTTACATTGAAAAATGATCTACGTCTCCATATTACCCTAGATTGACTGGCCGATCATAGACGCCGTATTGATCCTTCAACCTCCCATCCCAGATTAGACGCCGATTCTATGATTTGCAACTCTATTGTAGAAATTCAGGTAATCAAAACTCTCACAACCTTGGTGACGAGGCATTTGGCGCATTGAGCTACCCTTGTTGGTTTGCAGTAGAACAACATCTTATATCTTATGCATATCTTGTAACTTCTTTATCCTCAAATTGCCCTTTTGAATAACATATCCAGTGGATAGAATAGTATACATAAAATGAATGGGCATGTATTACTTGGGTGGTTCAACTAATTGAATATATTTTCTATACACCCTGCAATTTGTTTTTGCGATGATCTTGCCGGCCAGCACGGCTCTGAACTTCTTGATGTTGCCACTTCAACCCTTTTCCTTGGCTGTAGCCTCCAATAAGTTATCTATGTTATCAACTGTTCTGTGTGACATTCTGATTCTCCAGTCGTCCTCATAAGCCTATAATAATTCGTGACAAGATGTTTGGCTTGGACAATTGAGTCCCCTCATCCATTAAACAAGCAAAAAATGTTCTTGCGAGGTGACTAAATCCATTTCCTTTTGTTTGACCTAGCATATAAATCCTTCCAAGACGTGTGTGGTTGTACCAGTAGGGAGTGCTACAACATGTCTGACCAGGTCGATCAACCTCAGTTGGCATGGATTATCAAAGGGAAGTGCTACAGACATCGTGGCGATCGCGCCCCGCAGGCTTAGGGTCTGACCGTCTCCTTCCTCCCGCC
Coding sequences within:
- the LOC123077726 gene encoding transcription factor bHLH30, which translates into the protein MNSGLFSGAVGLYDGFYGGFGGGHGPEHGFGQQLGASTSSVLLDGETGELGAAAAADVPKRKGGGREEKAATALRSHSEAERRRRERINAHLATLRSMLPCTDKMDKAALLAEVINHVKKLKSEAARVGKHCPVPSGADEVTVEVVQQPQESPHHDRTGAAFLVKATLSCGDGCADLFADVRRALQPLAPRVVGSEVTTLGGRVRITVAMSREGAVTAASVRQALDSVLDRVASAAAAFEFSPRDSLLAGNKRRRVSTFDSSSSSC